Proteins encoded within one genomic window of Candidatus Delongbacteria bacterium:
- the mnmE gene encoding tRNA uridine-5-carboxymethylaminomethyl(34) synthesis GTPase MnmE encodes MNTIIAALATPPGIGGISVIRISGANSLEIVLPFLRFKRNKVKVKPGRIYYCDFFVDVELVDEIMIAYFEEYRSYTGEETLEISCHGSPVIVSKILEALYNTNKIHRAGPGEFTERRFMNGKIDLVQAEAVINLINSESDLSSKTSLNQLKGVLSDELGSIKKQITGLLSTLELELDFSEEDIEFTPKSEIESHFDALLSVLYKFLNSYKTGKIYRDGIKIVLTGKVNAGKSSLMNRLLKENRAIVTSIEGTTRDVIEERLNVKGYLLRIFDTAGLRETEDIIELEGIKRSKELIDDSDLILNLIDSTNFDNNLILDNPKAINVLNKCDMANVNLSYLKISCKTGDGVEELKDEIIRKIEKDYIQSGSAFLTSKRHEEIVIRAISSVKRAKDTLYQGYSNEVIIPELRDALDILGELTGETTSLDIINNIFANFCIGK; translated from the coding sequence ATGAATACAATAATAGCAGCTTTAGCAACTCCTCCGGGAATTGGAGGAATAAGCGTAATTAGAATTTCAGGAGCAAATAGTCTAGAAATAGTTTTACCATTCCTAAGATTCAAAAGAAACAAAGTAAAAGTTAAGCCAGGAAGAATCTATTATTGTGATTTTTTTGTAGATGTTGAGCTTGTAGACGAAATTATGATAGCATATTTTGAAGAATATAGATCTTATACTGGTGAAGAAACTCTAGAGATTTCATGTCATGGATCACCTGTAATTGTGAGTAAAATTTTAGAAGCTTTATATAATACAAACAAAATTCATAGAGCTGGACCAGGTGAATTTACTGAAAGACGATTCATGAATGGTAAAATTGATTTAGTTCAAGCAGAAGCAGTGATAAATCTTATCAATTCTGAATCTGATCTTTCATCTAAAACATCACTTAATCAATTGAAGGGTGTTTTGTCCGATGAATTAGGGAGTATTAAAAAACAAATTACTGGATTGCTTTCAACACTTGAACTGGAATTGGATTTTAGTGAAGAGGATATTGAGTTTACTCCTAAATCAGAAATAGAATCACATTTTGATGCTCTTCTTTCAGTTTTATATAAATTTTTAAACAGCTATAAGACAGGTAAAATTTATCGTGACGGAATTAAAATAGTCCTTACTGGGAAAGTTAACGCAGGTAAATCTTCTCTAATGAATAGACTTCTTAAGGAAAACAGAGCAATTGTTACTTCGATTGAGGGAACTACTCGTGATGTAATCGAAGAGAGATTGAATGTAAAAGGGTATCTTTTAAGAATTTTTGACACGGCAGGATTAAGAGAAACAGAGGATATTATTGAACTTGAAGGTATTAAAAGATCAAAAGAGCTTATCGATGATTCTGATCTTATTTTAAATTTAATAGACTCAACAAACTTTGATAACAATCTAATATTAGATAATCCTAAAGCGATCAATGTTCTAAATAAGTGTGACATGGCTAATGTTAATCTTTCTTATTTGAAAATTTCCTGTAAAACAGGCGATGGTGTTGAAGAGCTCAAAGATGAGATCATTAGAAAGATTGAGAAAGATTATATTCAAAGTGGATCTGCATTTTTAACTAGTAAGCGTCATGAAGAGATCGTTATCAGGGCTATTAGTTCTGTTAAGAGAGCTAAAGATACGCTATATCAAGGATATTCTAATGAAGTTATTATTCCAGAGCTTAGAGATGCTTTGGATATTTTGGGAGAGCTTACTGGTGAGACGACTTCGCTGGATATTATTAACAATATTTTTGCGAATTTCTGTATAGGAAAGTGA